The Pseudanabaena galeata CCNP1313 genome includes a region encoding these proteins:
- a CDS encoding HEPN domain-containing protein, with amino-acid sequence MSEFKKLLSLALEELDIAKLLLERGHYRTCLSRSYYSMYYAIQALLLSKDLDVSTHKGTIRLFSQHFVKTGQFSSVWSKILSDAYELRQLSDYNADFTGTLAEAETILEKAKDFIVEVEKVLKQ; translated from the coding sequence ATGAGTGAATTCAAAAAGCTACTCTCCTTAGCCTTAGAAGAACTAGACATAGCGAAACTGTTGCTCGAACGAGGACATTATCGCACCTGTCTGTCTCGTTCCTATTACTCTATGTACTATGCAATTCAAGCCTTATTGCTATCTAAAGATTTAGATGTTTCGACCCATAAAGGAACAATTCGCCTGTTTAGTCAGCACTTTGTGAAAACAGGTCAATTCTCTTCAGTTTGGTCAAAAATCTTAAGCGATGCCTATGAGCTAAGACAATTGAGCGACTATAACGCAGACTTTACTGGCACATTAGCAGAAGCAGAAACAATTTTAGAAAAAGCAAAAGATTTCATAGTTGAAGTAGAGAAAGTATTGAAACAGTAA
- a CDS encoding WD40 repeat domain-containing serine/threonine-protein kinase, translated as MATSPTMGKAFGNLLGGRFRVVQTIADDTYGQTYLVEDTVAEEMPRWIAKSFCLINKTNLQLDWARSLFRNQVPKLQQLSDRSADFPKITTYFEQEEEFYIVEEAIDGIRLSDEISTGKLYSESELVQFLRQLLTSLHIAHSSNMVHGDICPRNLIRRKDRQGSYQGGNSSDQHFVLTNFAVLKGIYATAAQNGVVLGTPSYMPFEQALGHFTPSCDIYALGLTAIQLLTGLHPSQLVRREDLNLLDWQMGSAIRPELMLILNRMVKHHPEDRYQTAQEVLYELDNLPMQQGSDDFQMPTFTLNQNTNRWAIALVCLAGISWGAIHFSQYLPKFSSTPKPTPTVTVPTPTITSNYQLRLSLTGHKGWVRAVAFFPNGFSFASGSYDRTLRLWNVRDNQSFGTLSNHLGSVSGINAIAVHPNGNTFAIACIDKSIKLWNFRSGKPVRNIEAHDGQVFSVDYSPNGNTLISASADRTIKLWDWRRGELLQTFEGHQDKVVSVAFAPDGKQFASASFDKTIKLWDVKTGRRVLNIAGHNAPVNAIAYSPDGKLLASSSQDQTVKIWDASTGKLLRTLSGHTGGVLTIAFNRDGSAIASGGVDKTIQIWDVKTGKTMQILSQHEAPVLSLSFSPKDATLVSGGADRLVKVWQLQAK; from the coding sequence ATGGCGACATCACCAACAATGGGTAAGGCGTTTGGTAATCTGTTAGGCGGACGCTTTCGAGTTGTGCAGACGATCGCCGATGACACCTATGGGCAAACCTACTTAGTCGAAGATACCGTGGCTGAGGAAATGCCCCGATGGATCGCTAAAAGTTTTTGTCTGATTAATAAAACTAATCTGCAACTTGACTGGGCGCGATCGCTATTTCGCAATCAAGTTCCTAAATTACAGCAACTTAGCGATCGCAGTGCCGACTTCCCCAAAATCACAACCTATTTTGAACAAGAGGAGGAATTTTATATCGTAGAAGAAGCGATCGATGGAATTCGTCTCAGTGATGAAATTTCTACAGGTAAGCTCTACAGTGAGTCAGAGCTAGTTCAATTCCTCAGACAATTGTTAACCAGTCTGCATATTGCCCATAGTTCCAATATGGTGCATGGAGATATCTGTCCTCGAAATTTAATTCGGCGGAAAGATCGTCAGGGTAGTTATCAAGGAGGGAATAGTAGTGATCAACATTTTGTGCTGACTAATTTTGCCGTTCTCAAAGGCATTTATGCAACGGCTGCTCAAAATGGAGTCGTTCTTGGTACACCGAGCTATATGCCCTTTGAGCAAGCTCTTGGACACTTTACACCTAGTTGTGATATCTATGCCCTTGGTTTAACAGCAATTCAATTACTTACAGGTTTACATCCTAGTCAACTAGTTCGCCGTGAAGACCTAAATTTATTAGACTGGCAAATGGGTTCAGCAATTCGTCCTGAACTAATGCTCATTCTCAATCGCATGGTTAAGCACCATCCTGAAGATCGATATCAGACTGCACAGGAAGTTCTCTATGAACTCGATAATTTACCTATGCAGCAAGGGTCTGATGATTTCCAGATGCCCACTTTTACCCTCAATCAGAATACTAATCGTTGGGCGATCGCTCTAGTTTGCTTAGCAGGAATTAGTTGGGGTGCGATTCACTTCTCTCAATACTTGCCTAAGTTTTCCTCCACTCCCAAACCGACCCCTACGGTTACCGTACCGACTCCAACCATCACTTCTAATTATCAATTACGGCTGAGCCTGACAGGGCATAAAGGTTGGGTTAGAGCCGTCGCCTTCTTTCCCAATGGATTCAGTTTTGCGAGTGGTAGTTACGATCGCACTTTACGCCTATGGAATGTAAGAGATAATCAGTCCTTTGGAACTTTATCCAATCACCTCGGCTCAGTCTCTGGAATTAATGCGATCGCCGTGCATCCTAACGGCAATACCTTCGCAATTGCCTGTATTGATAAATCGATAAAGTTATGGAACTTCCGCAGTGGCAAACCAGTTCGGAACATTGAAGCCCATGATGGACAGGTCTTCAGTGTTGACTATAGCCCGAATGGCAACACCTTAATTAGCGCCAGTGCTGATAGAACGATCAAGCTTTGGGATTGGCGTAGAGGTGAGCTATTGCAAACTTTTGAGGGACATCAAGACAAAGTTGTATCTGTAGCTTTTGCTCCTGATGGCAAGCAATTCGCTAGTGCTAGTTTTGATAAAACTATTAAACTTTGGGATGTGAAGACAGGCCGGCGAGTTCTAAATATTGCGGGACATAATGCACCTGTAAATGCGATCGCCTATAGTCCCGATGGTAAGCTGCTGGCTAGTAGCAGCCAAGACCAAACTGTAAAAATCTGGGATGCAAGCACGGGCAAACTCCTGCGTACTCTATCAGGTCATACAGGTGGTGTCTTAACGATAGCCTTTAACCGAGATGGCAGTGCGATCGCCTCTGGCGGTGTAGATAAAACAATTCAGATCTGGGATGTGAAGACGGGTAAAACCATGCAAATTCTCAGTCAGCATGAAGCTCCTGTTTTATCCCTCAGTTTTAGCCCTAAGGATGCCACTTTAGTCAGTGGTGGCGCTGATCGCCTCGTCAAGGTTTGGCAATTGCAAGCTAAGTAA
- a CDS encoding MAE_28990/MAE_18760 family HEPN-like nuclease: MDDFDVAVQEAIEERLTVLFEIERAIFTKRYSLSIKHQEIFATQSISMIYAIWEGFVQTAFNLYIDELNKIDIEFYDFSDDIVIHHMESSFKQFREYPNKDKQKIRFFRDIKTFHNERSQPISRVVNTQSNVSFSVLNKLLKTFSLEQFPEHWKDYKHPNPNLKSSMDSFLRLRNTVAHGGDLVSEGKVNQSVYMRFRNLVVDLMYEIRVKMLDGLERKTFLQ; the protein is encoded by the coding sequence ATGGACGATTTTGATGTAGCAGTACAAGAAGCAATTGAAGAGAGATTAACTGTTCTTTTTGAAATTGAAAGAGCCATTTTTACTAAACGATATTCCTTGTCTATAAAACATCAAGAAATATTCGCAACACAATCTATATCAATGATATATGCCATATGGGAAGGATTTGTACAAACAGCTTTTAACCTTTATATTGATGAACTTAATAAAATTGATATTGAATTTTATGATTTCTCTGATGACATAGTAATTCATCATATGGAAAGTTCATTTAAGCAATTCAGAGAATATCCAAATAAAGACAAGCAAAAAATAAGATTCTTTAGAGATATTAAGACATTTCATAATGAAAGAAGTCAACCTATCTCAAGGGTTGTCAATACTCAGAGTAACGTTAGTTTTAGTGTATTGAATAAATTGCTTAAAACGTTCTCCCTTGAACAGTTTCCCGAACATTGGAAAGATTACAAACATCCAAATCCTAACTTAAAAAGCTCAATGGATTCATTTTTGAGATTAAGAAATACTGTAGCGCACGGAGGTGATTTAGTTTCTGAAGGAAAAGTTAATCAAAGTGTATACATGCGCTTCAGAAATCTTGTAGTAGACTTAATGTACGAGATTAGGGTAAAAATGCTAGATGGTTTAGAAAGAAAAACATTTTTGCAGTAA
- the pgsA gene encoding CDP-diacylglycerol--glycerol-3-phosphate 3-phosphatidyltransferase, translated as MFSSNITLPTWVTLSRLIAVPIIFGLFLWQDSELSRLIALSVFIIAAITDWLDGYLARKLNQITELGKFLDPLVDKVLTIALFLLFIELGQVPAWAVFLIITRELLITAWRGAPSASSQETSGEVGKPQIIGANFWGKAKTVMQIVAIAALLVKIPYAIAFFWIAVALTLISGILYVVPASKD; from the coding sequence ATGTTCTCATCAAACATTACATTGCCTACTTGGGTAACTCTATCGAGATTAATTGCTGTCCCGATTATTTTTGGACTATTTCTTTGGCAAGATAGCGAACTTAGCCGATTAATTGCTTTAAGTGTATTTATCATCGCCGCAATTACTGATTGGCTGGATGGGTATTTAGCAAGAAAACTTAATCAAATAACTGAACTTGGCAAATTCCTTGATCCCCTTGTGGATAAAGTCCTGACGATCGCCTTATTCTTATTATTTATCGAACTTGGTCAAGTTCCCGCTTGGGCAGTGTTTTTAATTATTACGCGAGAGCTATTGATTACGGCTTGGCGTGGTGCGCCGAGTGCATCTAGTCAGGAGACTTCTGGCGAAGTTGGTAAACCGCAAATTATTGGCGCTAATTTTTGGGGAAAGGCGAAAACTGTGATGCAAATCGTGGCGATCGCCGCTTTATTGGTCAAAATTCCCTATGCGATCGCCTTTTTCTGGATTGCAGTCGCACTTACGTTAATTTCTGGCATTCTCTATGTTGTGCCAGCATCAAAGGACTAG
- a CDS encoding tetratricopeptide repeat protein: protein MKLAEFLIQGQHLRQQDRTLAIAYFEQCLQNTTTGENVERDSSTTIRVLLDLAVELIATKQLESLQRAQVLVQQAGEALTQHPDRDPEQEAYLLYVRSVLALEMGELSDVLHILQTAHQSYRSSQQGQALIDDAIGQYYLRVNDLQSALMSFERSLSVRLEIEDECAIAKSYTYLGQLYLTSGDINQAANLFQSTLDIALANSDNFLRLQALKGLAKVAIAESQWQTAIEMIKDGISLLKEPVDTIEIGYLYCDLAEALLGDRQIEESLICIRVNVLPRFRDYQYLRGIAIAKHLRGRIYVYRLLDGLDSLDEDAIETAEDSLIDASIAFEQFGMMLDYARSLYDLACLYQLCSNSQFQYQYQGKSLRSLELSLSVLDQLGMSHTQLASQVESMLNQVMRGSF, encoded by the coding sequence ATGAAATTAGCTGAATTTCTGATTCAAGGTCAGCATCTGCGTCAACAGGATCGCACCCTAGCGATCGCCTATTTTGAACAATGTCTTCAAAATACGACCACTGGCGAAAATGTGGAGAGAGACTCTAGCACAACCATAAGGGTTTTACTAGATCTTGCTGTAGAGCTAATAGCCACAAAACAATTAGAATCATTGCAGAGAGCGCAAGTTCTTGTGCAACAAGCGGGGGAAGCATTAACTCAGCATCCAGATCGCGATCCCGAACAGGAAGCTTACTTACTGTATGTGCGTTCAGTTCTGGCGCTTGAAATGGGGGAATTGAGCGATGTTTTACATATTCTACAAACGGCTCATCAATCTTATCGCAGTAGTCAGCAAGGGCAGGCTCTCATTGATGACGCAATCGGACAATATTATTTACGTGTAAATGATCTGCAATCGGCTCTTATGAGTTTTGAGCGATCGCTATCTGTACGCCTAGAAATAGAAGATGAATGTGCGATTGCTAAAAGCTACACCTACTTAGGACAATTGTATTTAACATCGGGGGATATCAATCAAGCCGCTAATCTTTTTCAAAGTACGCTCGATATTGCATTGGCTAATTCCGATAACTTTTTGCGTTTACAAGCGCTTAAAGGTCTAGCGAAAGTGGCGATCGCCGAATCTCAGTGGCAAACGGCAATTGAAATGATCAAAGATGGCATCTCTTTACTCAAAGAGCCTGTTGATACCATTGAAATTGGTTATTTATACTGTGATTTAGCCGAAGCTTTGCTGGGCGATCGCCAAATTGAAGAAAGTCTAATCTGCATTAGAGTAAATGTATTACCTCGTTTCCGAGATTATCAATATCTGAGGGGAATTGCGATCGCCAAACATCTCCGAGGACGTATTTATGTATATCGACTTCTCGATGGTTTAGATAGTCTCGATGAAGATGCGATCGAAACGGCGGAAGACTCATTAATTGATGCTTCTATCGCTTTTGAGCAATTCGGAATGATGCTTGATTATGCTAGATCTCTATACGATTTGGCTTGTCTCTACCAGCTATGCAGTAATTCGCAGTTTCAATATCAATATCAAGGCAAGTCTTTGCGATCGCTAGAATTATCCCTCAGTGTCTTAGATCAATTGGGGATGAGTCATACTCAGCTTGCTTCACAGGTTGAATCTATGCTCAATCAGGTCATGCGGGGTAGTTTTTAA
- a CDS encoding nucleotidyltransferase domain-containing protein: MTTTLTSITPILNELKRELQELYGDRLVKLILFGSHARGEANPDSDIDLLAVLKSPVSQFQEILNMSELRVKMLLEQDELVSIIPMSEEDFHTRNVALLRNIRKEGIEL, from the coding sequence ATGACTACTACTTTAACGAGCATTACTCCAATACTTAACGAACTCAAGCGAGAGTTGCAAGAGCTTTATGGCGATCGCCTTGTTAAGTTAATTCTATTTGGTTCCCACGCCAGAGGCGAAGCAAATCCCGACTCAGATATTGACTTACTAGCCGTTCTTAAAAGCCCCGTTTCCCAGTTCCAAGAAATTTTAAATATGTCAGAACTGCGCGTAAAAATGCTATTAGAACAGGATGAACTTGTTTCTATTATTCCCATGTCCGAAGAAGATTTCCATACAAGAAATGTTGCTTTGTTACGAAACATCCGAAAAGAAGGAATCGAATTATGA
- a CDS encoding type II toxin-antitoxin system RelE family toxin encodes MEVKYRQSFLKDLKNLKGSSVYQRIYEIAFTTLPEAQNLQELPNIKAMQGYSTRYRIRVGDYRIGIEISDNTVEVIRTLHRKEFYRYFP; translated from the coding sequence ATGGAAGTAAAGTATCGCCAGTCATTTTTAAAAGATCTCAAAAACCTGAAAGGCTCATCAGTATATCAACGCATCTATGAAATTGCCTTTACAACTTTGCCTGAAGCTCAGAACTTACAGGAACTCCCGAACATTAAAGCCATGCAAGGATATTCAACACGTTATCGTATTCGAGTAGGTGACTATCGCATTGGCATAGAAATTTCAGATAACACAGTAGAAGTCATTCGCACATTACACCGCAAAGAATTTTATCGCTACTTCCCTTAG
- a CDS encoding glycosyltransferase family 39 protein yields MLNTKLGKLKYSENNWLYIFLIVVIILGIVIRCIHIDHRVYWGDEIVTSLRMAGSSYVEAIQNLTNKSILSISDLLVYQQPRSTSDMFATVQGLISEEPQHVPVYFVLARLWIQFFGSFGNSVVVIRSFSVFVSLLSLVCLYCLCIELFRSKYIGLIALAMVAVSPFHLVYAQEARPPALWILSITLSSTLLLRAARLNTKLSWSAYAISVVLSLYTFLFSILVFVSHGIYILLMQRFQLNKVTKFYLVSMLVGILLFIPWLLVIISKLKVINNATGWSSEKIGSLNLLKGIFNNFRDVFFDIGKGYSYLTFFLIIITIFSLYFLWVKAPKSISIFVFSIIGVTIASILLPDLLNGGAARSGASRYFIAPYLGIHLSLTYLFYRCTNYLSKRIRISGQIVITLLILLGLLSCISISQSEQSFNQATYRNGIALANMINKYDNPLVITNAKYSNNLIGIINLSYRLKPDSQFQMVGDARERLSESSKSIFIYGGDSDSLIDTEKTKYEPQLIFDDRDNECCSENLWYLKPR; encoded by the coding sequence ATGCTAAACACTAAACTTGGAAAGCTGAAGTATTCAGAAAATAATTGGCTTTATATTTTTCTGATCGTTGTCATTATTTTAGGTATTGTAATTCGATGTATTCATATTGATCATCGTGTGTACTGGGGCGATGAAATTGTTACATCTCTGCGCATGGCAGGTTCTAGTTATGTAGAAGCTATCCAAAACCTTACCAACAAATCAATACTAAGTATTTCGGATCTTTTGGTTTATCAACAACCCAGATCCACTTCGGATATGTTTGCCACTGTACAAGGATTGATATCTGAAGAACCACAGCACGTTCCTGTATATTTTGTATTAGCACGTCTTTGGATACAATTTTTTGGCAGTTTTGGAAATAGTGTTGTAGTCATTAGAAGCTTTTCTGTTTTTGTAAGTCTACTATCTTTAGTTTGTTTATACTGTTTATGTATTGAGTTATTTAGATCAAAGTATATAGGATTAATTGCATTAGCAATGGTAGCAGTTTCCCCCTTTCATTTAGTCTATGCTCAAGAAGCTAGACCTCCTGCCTTGTGGATTCTTAGTATTACTTTATCTAGTACTTTGCTTCTAAGAGCGGCGAGACTAAATACAAAACTTAGTTGGTCTGCTTATGCTATCTCTGTTGTTCTTAGCCTCTACACCTTTTTATTCTCAATATTAGTTTTTGTTAGTCATGGAATTTATATTCTTTTAATGCAAAGATTTCAACTGAATAAAGTTACAAAGTTCTACTTGGTTTCAATGCTTGTTGGTATACTGTTATTTATTCCTTGGCTATTGGTAATAATATCCAAATTAAAGGTAATTAACAATGCAACTGGATGGTCTTCAGAAAAAATTGGTTCTTTAAATTTACTTAAAGGTATTTTTAATAATTTTAGAGATGTATTTTTTGATATTGGGAAAGGCTATAGTTATTTAACCTTCTTTTTGATAATTATTACAATATTTTCTCTGTATTTTTTGTGGGTTAAAGCCCCTAAATCGATTTCTATATTTGTGTTTAGTATTATAGGTGTCACTATTGCCTCGATACTTTTGCCAGACCTTCTTAATGGTGGTGCAGCACGTTCTGGAGCCTCTCGATATTTTATAGCCCCTTACCTAGGAATTCATCTATCCCTAACATATTTATTTTACAGATGTACAAATTATTTATCTAAACGGATTAGAATATCTGGGCAAATAGTTATTACTTTATTAATATTACTTGGTCTATTATCTTGTATTTCTATTTCCCAATCTGAGCAGTCCTTCAACCAAGCAACCTATAGAAATGGAATAGCCCTAGCCAATATGATTAATAAATATGACAATCCTCTTGTTATTACGAATGCCAAATATTCAAACAATCTCATTGGAATTATTAATCTTAGTTATAGGCTAAAGCCTGATTCTCAATTTCAAATGGTTGGTGATGCTAGAGAAAGACTTTCAGAAAGTTCTAAATCAATTTTTATATATGGTGGTGATTCCGATTCGTTAATAGATACCGAAAAAACAAAGTATGAACCACAACTAATCTTCGATGATCGTGACAATGAATGCTGTTCTGAAAATCTTTGGTATTTGAAGCCAAGATAG
- a CDS encoding alpha/beta fold hydrolase, producing the protein MTFRQSTSPQVVGICTSQSLRRFDLQLLRSLSRQYTLAQWEYCQNPDEPIDLNLAIASLHEYLQTCEEKVHLVGHGIAGLVGWLYAKQYPEQVRSLTLLSVGVNLATSWHSHYYEQRQLISCSRETMLMRTAFYLFGYRDQEMLQWLANLLKQDLDNSLIPHSLYAPTYIAPMPITVPMLVCGALDDYVIGGGGANAYQKWRLHLKDSDRLWLSEQGKHFFHYSQWQSVSNQIRSFWNSLALSQVVSTKQQIELSRNS; encoded by the coding sequence ATGACCTTTAGACAGTCCACCTCGCCTCAAGTTGTCGGCATTTGCACCAGTCAATCCTTACGTCGTTTCGATTTACAGCTACTCCGATCGCTGTCGCGTCAATATACGCTCGCCCAATGGGAATATTGCCAAAATCCTGACGAACCCATCGATCTCAATTTGGCGATCGCATCTCTCCATGAATACTTACAAACCTGCGAAGAAAAAGTGCATTTGGTTGGGCATGGCATAGCGGGCTTAGTCGGTTGGCTCTATGCCAAGCAATATCCTGAACAGGTGCGATCGCTTACTTTATTGTCAGTGGGGGTTAACTTAGCAACTAGCTGGCATAGTCACTACTACGAGCAGCGCCAGTTAATAAGTTGTAGTCGGGAAACAATGCTGATGCGGACAGCCTTTTATCTATTTGGTTATCGTGACCAAGAGATGTTGCAGTGGTTGGCTAACCTACTCAAGCAAGATCTTGATAATTCCCTAATCCCCCATTCTCTCTATGCACCCACCTATATTGCTCCCATGCCGATTACTGTCCCAATGTTGGTTTGTGGCGCATTAGATGACTATGTGATTGGTGGCGGTGGTGCAAATGCCTACCAAAAATGGAGATTGCATCTTAAAGATAGCGATCGCCTTTGGTTGAGCGAGCAGGGCAAACATTTTTTTCATTACTCACAGTGGCAATCCGTCAGCAATCAAATTCGTTCTTTCTGGAATTCTTTAGCTCTCAGTCAGGTTGTTTCCACTAAACAGCAAATTGAACTTAGTAGAAACTCATAA
- a CDS encoding Uma2 family endonuclease, translated as MIAIPKFDYITPDEYLAMEEQSEIKHEYIDGYVYAMADANDPHVTIALNMAFVIRNHLRGKNCRVYMSDMKTRIDSLNRFYYPDVMVTCDPRDTQSQNQKRFPKLIIEVLSKSTEGFDRGDKFADYQQLESLEEYVLVNTKRQRLDCFRRNEEGIWFLKSYSGEQDKFQLSSINFEGKFLDLYEDVAF; from the coding sequence ATGATCGCCATACCCAAGTTTGATTACATAACTCCAGACGAATATCTCGCAATGGAGGAGCAGAGCGAAATTAAGCACGAATATATCGATGGATATGTTTATGCCATGGCTGACGCAAACGATCCTCACGTTACGATCGCCTTAAACATGGCTTTTGTAATCCGCAATCATTTGCGCGGCAAGAATTGTCGAGTCTATATGTCTGACATGAAAACGAGAATAGATTCGTTAAATCGTTTTTATTATCCAGATGTCATGGTAACTTGCGATCCTAGAGATACCCAATCGCAAAATCAAAAGAGATTTCCCAAGCTAATTATCGAAGTTCTATCAAAGTCTACCGAGGGATTTGATAGAGGTGATAAATTTGCAGATTACCAACAGCTAGAGAGCCTCGAAGAATATGTCCTAGTCAACACAAAACGTCAGCGCCTTGATTGCTTTCGCCGCAATGAAGAAGGAATTTGGTTTTTAAAATCATATTCTGGAGAGCAAGACAAATTCCAGCTATCGAGCATCAACTTTGAAGGCAAATTTCTAGATCTGTATGAAGATGTTGCTTTTTAG
- a CDS encoding DUF262 domain-containing protein gives MENIEDKIALLEKAVSDERKRLSSDRLDISFGELINLYKNKELIIRPEYQRLFRWSHKQKTALIESILLSIPIPPIFVAEDKDGVWELVDGLQRVSTFISFFGDLDIKVSEIHYNQENNEVEDEVEEESEKAADISNKWTLAEGGLIKSLDGFNIDNLPVNLKINLKRAVCRVEILRGESNTSMKYELFKRLNSGGSKLTPQEIRNAIYRGINPKLNELLLSISQKQVFKNLTQLSRGKLNELYDQELILRFFAFYNNVDNINENTENFLNNFMKKTVENDHFDYDLYESTFMQCLELISRLEDDKVFRNEGGLFVPANFEGVLIGLAQNLEKYASNLDSLKSKIDALKRDESFKRYSGSASNSRSRIRNRLKRANEIFGS, from the coding sequence ATGGAAAATATTGAAGATAAAATTGCATTGCTCGAAAAAGCAGTTTCGGATGAAAGAAAAAGACTTTCATCCGATAGGCTTGATATATCTTTTGGAGAATTAATTAACCTTTACAAAAATAAAGAACTTATTATTAGACCTGAATATCAAAGGCTATTTCGATGGAGTCACAAACAAAAGACTGCTCTTATAGAGTCTATTTTGCTATCAATTCCTATTCCTCCAATCTTTGTTGCTGAAGATAAAGATGGTGTTTGGGAATTAGTTGATGGATTGCAGCGTGTTTCTACTTTCATCAGCTTTTTTGGTGACTTGGATATCAAAGTTTCAGAGATTCACTATAACCAAGAAAATAATGAAGTAGAGGATGAGGTTGAAGAAGAATCTGAGAAAGCTGCTGATATAAGTAATAAGTGGACATTGGCAGAGGGAGGACTGATAAAGAGCTTAGACGGTTTCAACATTGATAATCTTCCAGTAAATCTCAAGATCAATTTAAAAAGAGCGGTCTGTAGAGTTGAGATACTAAGAGGAGAAAGTAATACTTCTATGAAGTATGAGTTGTTTAAGCGTCTTAACTCTGGTGGTTCAAAACTAACTCCACAAGAAATTAGAAACGCTATATATAGAGGCATAAATCCTAAGCTTAATGAGCTTTTACTAAGCATTAGTCAGAAACAAGTTTTCAAAAATTTAACGCAGTTAAGTCGCGGCAAACTGAATGAATTGTACGATCAGGAGTTAATCCTAAGATTTTTTGCATTTTATAACAATGTAGACAATATCAATGAAAACACAGAAAACTTTCTAAATAATTTTATGAAGAAAACTGTAGAAAACGATCATTTTGACTATGATTTGTACGAGTCTACCTTTATGCAATGCTTAGAACTGATTAGTAGGTTAGAAGATGACAAAGTATTTAGAAATGAGGGTGGACTTTTTGTTCCAGCAAATTTTGAAGGTGTATTAATTGGACTTGCACAAAATCTAGAAAAGTATGCATCTAATCTAGATTCATTAAAATCAAAAATTGATGCATTAAAGCGAGATGAAAGTTTTAAAAGATACTCTGGCTCTGCATCTAATAGCAGGAGTAGGATAAGAAATCGTCTTAAAAGGGCTAATGAAATTTTTGGATCATAA
- a CDS encoding Uma2 family endonuclease, protein MTSASVPQAVITLEPKNLKRWTVQDYHRISELGLLIDERTELIAGQITIMAAKGTPHVTSLHLLANVLRDRLGTSALVRTQDPIHLDDFSEPEPDLAIAQGTVLDYVEQHPSPEQIYLVVEVADSTLKQDCEIKDKLYAKAGIADYWVLAPQKRQLHIFRKPTPTGYTEHLILTEPSQASLLAFPDFAIALTSILPPIS, encoded by the coding sequence ATGACTAGTGCAAGCGTCCCCCAAGCAGTCATCACCTTAGAACCAAAAAATCTCAAGCGTTGGACAGTACAGGACTACCATCGCATCAGTGAGTTAGGACTTCTCATTGACGAACGCACCGAACTAATTGCTGGGCAAATCACCATAATGGCAGCCAAAGGAACGCCCCACGTCACATCATTACATTTACTTGCCAATGTTTTGCGAGATCGCCTCGGCACTTCAGCATTAGTTCGCACCCAAGACCCTATTCATTTAGATGATTTTTCAGAACCAGAACCAGATTTAGCGATCGCCCAAGGGACAGTTCTAGATTATGTGGAACAACATCCAAGTCCTGAGCAAATTTATCTTGTCGTAGAAGTTGCCGACTCCACACTAAAACAGGATTGTGAAATCAAAGATAAACTCTATGCTAAGGCTGGTATCGCTGACTACTGGGTTCTAGCTCCCCAAAAACGTCAACTGCATATCTTTCGTAAACCAACACCTACGGGCTACACCGAGCATCTTATTCTTACTGAGCCAAGCCAAGCTTCTCTTTTAGCATTTCCTGATTTTGCGATCGCTTTAACTTCGATCCTCCCTCCCATTTCATGA